From Microbacterium pseudoresistens, the proteins below share one genomic window:
- a CDS encoding TRAP transporter large permease: MSAAAFAVFLGAVILLIILICLRVPVAFALIGTSAIGLAVASGMGIAERALGSSAFGSTADYALAVIPLFVLMGAFAARAGLAGDLFDVIERHTKKLPGGLAIAGISASAGFAAITGSSVATVASIGKTAIEEMRSHGYDVRFAAGSVAIAGTLGIMIPPSVALVLYGIVTGTSIGQLLIAGVVPGIVSAILYALVAIILATRRPELAGGASRAARSSPTSPPVAIAPAWDNKKYWSVVKVAVLFGIVIVGVYSGVYTATEAGAIGAFAAVLLLLFTGQRDGSPRLRALGGALLESTRLTSSVFLIVVGGALLTFLMVRLGVPAAFAEWAGSLPVPGWTLVVVLLLIMVPLGMFLDSISIILVFIPVVFPVVEALGYNPIVFGILAIKLIEIGMVTPPVGMNAFVIASSVPGVRAEDAFRGVLPFLLADVAFVILIMMVPDIVLFLPNAMVS; encoded by the coding sequence ATGAGCGCGGCAGCCTTCGCCGTCTTCCTGGGAGCGGTGATCTTGCTGATCATCCTGATCTGTTTGCGGGTGCCGGTGGCATTCGCCCTGATCGGCACGTCCGCGATCGGCCTTGCAGTGGCGTCGGGCATGGGGATCGCCGAGCGTGCCCTGGGCTCTTCGGCATTCGGATCGACTGCCGACTATGCGCTCGCGGTGATTCCTCTGTTTGTGCTGATGGGGGCGTTTGCCGCTCGAGCGGGGCTCGCCGGTGACCTGTTCGATGTGATCGAGCGCCACACGAAGAAGCTGCCGGGAGGACTCGCGATCGCCGGTATCAGCGCCTCTGCAGGCTTCGCGGCGATCACCGGTTCGAGCGTGGCCACGGTGGCTTCGATCGGAAAGACCGCGATCGAGGAGATGCGCTCGCATGGCTACGACGTGCGTTTCGCGGCGGGCTCGGTCGCCATCGCCGGAACGCTTGGCATTATGATCCCACCGAGCGTCGCACTGGTGCTCTACGGCATCGTGACCGGCACATCCATCGGCCAGCTGCTGATCGCGGGGGTGGTTCCCGGCATCGTTTCCGCGATTCTCTATGCTCTGGTCGCGATCATCCTCGCGACCAGGCGTCCCGAACTCGCAGGAGGCGCCTCACGTGCCGCGCGTTCATCCCCGACGTCTCCACCCGTTGCCATCGCGCCGGCGTGGGACAACAAGAAGTACTGGAGCGTCGTCAAAGTCGCCGTCCTGTTCGGCATAGTGATCGTCGGGGTCTACTCCGGCGTCTACACGGCGACGGAGGCGGGAGCGATCGGCGCATTCGCCGCCGTCCTGCTGCTGCTGTTCACAGGTCAGCGGGACGGGAGCCCGAGGCTGCGCGCTTTGGGAGGCGCGCTGCTGGAGTCCACCCGGCTCACGAGCTCCGTGTTCCTCATTGTCGTCGGCGGAGCTCTCCTGACCTTCCTGATGGTGCGGCTCGGGGTTCCGGCGGCGTTCGCGGAGTGGGCCGGATCCCTGCCGGTGCCGGGCTGGACGCTGGTCGTCGTGCTGTTGCTGATCATGGTGCCGCTGGGGATGTTCCTCGACTCGATCTCGATCATTCTCGTGTTCATCCCCGTCGTCTTCCCCGTTGTGGAGGCGCTCGGGTACAACCCGATCGTCTTCGGGATCCTTGCGATCAAGCTCATCGAGATCGGTATGGTGACCCCGCCGGTGGGAATGAACGCGTTCGTCATCGCGTCGAGCGTTCCAGGGGTGCGTGCGGAGGACGCCTTCCGCGGAGTTCTTCCCTTCCTCCTCGCGGATGTGGCCTTCGTGATCCTGATCATGATGGTGCCTGACATCGTCCTGTTCCTCCCGAATGCGATGGTGAGTTGA
- the dctP gene encoding TRAP transporter substrate-binding protein DctP, whose amino-acid sequence MNKRRLAPAAGLITLALVSTGCSGGVVSGSADKQTLTVALYTPKSSSLSQTVAWWTDAVTEATDGAVAFNLNYDGSLLAADDTLQGVGEGRADMGLVAGIYYESQLPLTSISGVPYLVEDPRAAMLAFAELSESSDTFAHEYASNNVMPLFFLPARDALLGSSDAMIESVEDLRGRSIRAAGTFSTTLAAVGANPVSIVFNELYEALDRGVVDSYSGILLDSVDTAGLYEVADYVSNPRQGLLTTYPVALNADLWEGLSDEVKTVMTDKAALAVERYFTFEEEAYAVACDSIESSGGEVYMWSDDAVDAWAEKLGDTVLDSWRDRVGDAAEEFEDSYRAALADAEGEAPENGVQLCADRF is encoded by the coding sequence ATGAACAAGAGACGTCTTGCCCCCGCCGCGGGGCTCATCACTCTCGCCCTGGTCTCGACTGGCTGCAGCGGAGGCGTGGTCTCCGGCAGTGCGGACAAGCAGACACTGACGGTTGCCCTGTACACGCCGAAGAGCTCGTCGCTGTCGCAGACGGTCGCGTGGTGGACGGATGCCGTTACAGAGGCCACGGACGGCGCCGTCGCCTTCAACCTCAACTATGACGGCAGTCTTCTCGCCGCAGACGACACGCTGCAGGGCGTCGGAGAGGGGCGCGCCGACATGGGGCTTGTGGCCGGGATCTACTACGAGAGCCAACTGCCACTGACGTCCATCTCGGGCGTTCCCTATCTGGTCGAGGACCCTCGGGCGGCGATGCTCGCCTTCGCGGAGCTCAGCGAGAGCTCCGACACCTTCGCGCACGAGTATGCGTCGAACAACGTCATGCCCCTCTTCTTCCTTCCCGCCAGAGACGCACTGCTGGGTTCATCGGATGCCATGATCGAATCCGTGGAGGATCTCCGTGGCCGCTCGATCCGAGCAGCGGGGACGTTCAGCACGACCTTGGCGGCAGTGGGCGCCAACCCCGTGTCCATCGTCTTCAACGAGCTGTACGAGGCATTGGACCGTGGCGTCGTCGATTCGTATTCGGGCATCCTTCTCGACTCCGTCGACACCGCGGGTCTGTACGAGGTCGCCGATTACGTCAGCAACCCGCGCCAGGGCCTGCTGACGACCTACCCCGTCGCCCTCAACGCCGACCTCTGGGAGGGTCTCTCAGACGAGGTCAAGACCGTCATGACGGACAAGGCCGCACTCGCGGTCGAGCGGTACTTCACCTTCGAGGAGGAGGCGTACGCAGTGGCGTGCGATTCTATCGAGAGCTCTGGAGGCGAGGTCTACATGTGGAGCGACGATGCCGTCGACGCGTGGGCCGAGAAGCTCGGTGATACCGTCCTCGACTCCTGGCGTGATCGTGTGGGGGATGCGGCGGAAGAGTTCGAGGACTCCTACCGTGCTGCGCTTGCGGATGCGGAAGGCGAAGCGCCCGAGAACGGAGTCCAACTGTGCGCCGACCGATTCTGA
- a CDS encoding helix-turn-helix domain-containing protein, giving the protein MTPAASDDEDTGIRCLLDELLVERGMTLTELSRIVGVSLVNLSVLKNDRARAIRYSTLRAICEALDCEVGDLLVLAPR; this is encoded by the coding sequence ATGACTCCGGCTGCCTCGGACGACGAAGACACCGGCATCCGCTGCCTCCTGGATGAGTTGCTCGTCGAACGGGGGATGACGTTGACGGAGCTGAGCAGGATCGTCGGGGTGAGCCTCGTGAACCTCTCGGTGCTGAAGAACGATCGCGCTCGGGCGATCCGCTACTCGACGCTGCGCGCGATCTGCGAGGCGCTCGACTGCGAGGTCGGAGATCTGCTGGTGCTGGCTCCTCGGTGA
- the radA gene encoding DNA repair protein RadA → MATRRPAPAAFVCTECGWTAAKWVGRCGECQQWGTVQEQAAQTGIVRRVSPIAPEQGRGARPITAFTTQESPRRTSGVGEFDRVLGGGVVPGAAILLSGEPGVGKSTLLLEVASAAARSGRRVLYASAEESTAQVRLRAERTGALHDQLYLASETDLATILGHIDEVRPELVIVDSVQTVSSSLSDGAAGQPAQVREVASTLIRIAKERDLPIVIVGHVTKDGQVAGPRILEHLVDVVCHFEGDRQTSLRFIRALKNRFGPTDEVGCFEMTGSGIAEVPDPSSLFLSRGAPEPGTCVAIALEGRRALPVEVQALTIATPAPNPRRVVNGLDASRVAMVLAVLEKRAGIKTSDHDVYVSTVGGVRFTEPAADLAIAIAVAGTLRGDAVPRTLAAVGELSLAGEIRPVTQAAQRRAEAARLGYAHVVDDRSATLRGALDDVRAHRIQTPPGADVPDF, encoded by the coding sequence ATGGCCACACGTCGTCCCGCACCCGCCGCATTCGTCTGCACGGAGTGCGGCTGGACGGCGGCGAAATGGGTGGGCCGATGCGGCGAGTGCCAGCAGTGGGGCACCGTGCAGGAGCAGGCCGCGCAGACCGGCATCGTACGGCGCGTCTCGCCCATCGCGCCCGAGCAGGGCCGCGGTGCGCGGCCGATCACGGCGTTCACCACGCAGGAGAGCCCGCGGCGCACGAGCGGGGTGGGCGAGTTCGACCGCGTGCTCGGCGGCGGCGTCGTGCCGGGGGCTGCCATCCTGCTCAGCGGCGAGCCCGGCGTCGGCAAGTCGACCCTGCTGCTCGAGGTGGCGTCCGCGGCTGCGCGCTCCGGGCGGCGCGTGCTGTACGCCAGCGCCGAGGAGTCCACGGCGCAGGTGCGGCTGCGCGCCGAGCGCACCGGCGCGCTGCACGACCAGCTGTATCTGGCCAGCGAGACGGATCTCGCCACGATCCTCGGCCACATCGACGAGGTGCGACCCGAGCTCGTGATCGTCGACTCCGTGCAGACGGTGTCGTCGTCGCTGTCCGACGGGGCGGCCGGGCAGCCCGCGCAGGTGCGCGAGGTCGCCTCGACGCTCATCCGCATCGCCAAAGAGCGCGACCTGCCGATCGTCATCGTCGGGCACGTGACGAAGGACGGCCAGGTGGCGGGCCCGCGCATCCTGGAGCATCTGGTGGATGTCGTCTGCCATTTCGAGGGCGACCGGCAGACGTCGCTGCGCTTCATCCGTGCACTGAAGAACCGCTTCGGCCCCACAGACGAGGTCGGCTGTTTCGAGATGACCGGCTCCGGCATCGCCGAGGTGCCCGATCCGAGCAGCCTGTTCCTCTCCCGCGGCGCGCCGGAGCCCGGCACGTGCGTGGCGATCGCGCTGGAGGGGCGTCGCGCCCTGCCCGTGGAGGTGCAGGCGCTCACGATCGCGACGCCCGCCCCGAACCCGCGGCGCGTGGTGAACGGTCTCGACGCCTCACGGGTGGCGATGGTGCTCGCCGTGCTCGAGAAGCGAGCCGGCATCAAGACCAGCGACCACGACGTGTACGTGTCGACCGTGGGCGGGGTGCGCTTCACCGAACCGGCGGCAGACCTGGCGATCGCGATCGCCGTGGCGGGCACGCTGCGCGGCGACGCCGTGCCGCGCACTCTCGCCGCCGTCGGGGAGCTGAGCCTGGCGGGCGAGATCCGTCCCGTGACGCAGGCCGCCCAACGCCGGGCAGAGGCCGCACGCCTCGGCTATGCGCACGTGGTCGACGACCGCTCCGCCACGCTGCGCGGTGCACTGGACGACGTGCGCGCGCACCGGATCCAGACTCCGCCCGGCGCCGACGTCCCCGACTTCTGA
- a CDS encoding helix-turn-helix domain-containing protein, translated as MHTARLRSPADIGTVLYEARVARGMSQVELAAQTDLPQSTISAVENGMSTIHLRRLLELARATGLTITASWEDDESADGEESADNAESAGATNQRGGDDATRG; from the coding sequence ATGCACACAGCGCGACTGCGCTCCCCCGCCGACATCGGCACGGTGCTGTATGAAGCGCGCGTCGCCCGCGGCATGTCTCAGGTCGAGCTCGCGGCGCAGACCGACCTGCCACAGAGCACCATCAGCGCGGTGGAGAATGGCATGTCGACGATCCACTTGCGAAGGCTGCTCGAGTTGGCACGGGCGACCGGACTCACCATCACCGCGTCGTGGGAGGACGACGAGTCAGCGGATGGCGAAGAGTCAGCTGATAACGCTGAGTCAGCGGGAGCGACGAATCAGCGAGGGGGCGATGATGCGACTCGCGGTTGA
- a CDS encoding glutamate cyclase domain-containing protein translates to MVHIIGEYIDRLATVEMRPAQSNLARGVIHQLYDAVRAKYDSPLVSLAASRIVDTVRPGDSVVILAGAGGPPALPNAEVDGIPGAVAIAKALDYGLGAEVTILTEKRAEDTLRATVRAAGLNVRGRHEDPLAHCVTWEESPIDRVDAALHAEDVLDRLSPAVIVAIEKLAPNIHGIIHGATGLDYDAVHTKPDEYFDRAASRGILTFGIGDGGNEAGFGVAHDEVMDIMPSGRTCLCQCGGGSATTVPADLFMVAAISDWGGYAFGAMVSYLTGVASAMLTPAEVERMLRACIDAGALDGVLGVPVIADDGVPLLTQRAYVQMLNDLVAVASTTLESPGH, encoded by the coding sequence ATGGTGCATATCATCGGCGAATACATCGATCGCCTCGCGACGGTGGAGATGCGCCCCGCACAGAGCAATCTGGCGCGCGGTGTGATCCACCAGCTCTACGACGCGGTACGCGCGAAGTACGACAGTCCGCTGGTGTCGCTCGCAGCAAGCCGGATCGTCGACACGGTGCGTCCGGGGGACTCCGTTGTGATCCTCGCCGGTGCCGGCGGCCCGCCCGCTCTACCGAACGCAGAGGTGGACGGTATCCCCGGTGCCGTCGCCATCGCCAAGGCGCTCGACTACGGGCTGGGAGCTGAGGTCACTATCCTCACGGAAAAGCGGGCCGAGGACACATTGCGCGCGACCGTCCGCGCTGCTGGCCTCAACGTTCGCGGTCGGCACGAAGACCCCCTCGCACACTGCGTCACGTGGGAGGAGAGCCCGATCGATCGTGTCGACGCCGCCCTGCATGCGGAGGATGTGCTGGACAGGCTCTCGCCCGCCGTTATCGTCGCCATCGAGAAGCTCGCTCCGAACATCCATGGCATAATCCACGGCGCCACTGGCCTTGACTACGACGCGGTCCACACCAAACCGGATGAGTACTTCGACCGCGCAGCCTCGCGGGGCATCCTCACATTCGGAATCGGCGACGGCGGCAATGAAGCGGGGTTCGGCGTGGCTCATGACGAGGTCATGGACATCATGCCGTCTGGGCGGACATGCCTGTGCCAGTGCGGCGGCGGCAGCGCCACGACGGTGCCCGCCGATCTGTTCATGGTCGCGGCGATCTCGGATTGGGGCGGTTATGCCTTCGGCGCCATGGTCTCCTATCTCACGGGAGTCGCCAGTGCGATGCTCACACCCGCAGAGGTCGAGCGAATGCTGCGGGCCTGCATCGACGCCGGCGCGCTGGACGGCGTGCTCGGCGTTCCTGTGATCGCGGACGACGGCGTCCCGCTCCTGACGCAGCGGGCCTACGTGCAGATGCTCAACGATCTCGTCGCTGTGGCGAGTACGACACTCGAATCACCCGGACACTGA
- a CDS encoding type II toxin-antitoxin system HipA family toxin yields the protein MAKSQLITLSQRERRISEGAMMRLAVELYGTRVGILEGDPRTYDFTPRAEAIERFGSASTVISVAIPLVSRPRRDHASRRRNWFAEILPEGDQYEYLLAQSALRRGDVPAFLGRYGRDVAGALQIWDLDDPSEPRIPSLRPVTDAEIRTLLDDPISAPLGNATDLGRTSLGGVQPKILLARTRDGWAQALGGHPTTHILKPQLDGEKATVIYDEEYGSRVAREMGLTAFSTAITRFAGRAALVIERYDRANGERIHQEDFNQALGASGNQKYQELGGVVTLRRVATVLQQHAPGADLQRLAEMVLLAAAIGNLDLHTKNLSLLHPLDGEVRLAPAYDLVPHAHHPGDGRMALAINGVYRHAELTRSDLVAEFASWGLRRAERIVTDTLDRIGLVVETETPLAGAHTALQEDIRGFVARLSA from the coding sequence ATGGCGAAGAGTCAGCTGATAACGCTGAGTCAGCGGGAGCGACGAATCAGCGAGGGGGCGATGATGCGACTCGCGGTTGAGCTGTACGGGACCCGAGTCGGAATCCTCGAAGGAGATCCGCGCACGTACGACTTCACACCGAGAGCTGAGGCGATCGAGAGATTCGGCAGCGCGAGCACGGTCATTTCCGTTGCCATTCCACTGGTCAGCAGGCCTCGTCGAGATCATGCCTCACGCCGACGCAACTGGTTCGCCGAGATCCTGCCAGAAGGCGATCAGTATGAATACCTCCTGGCCCAGAGCGCCCTCAGGCGTGGCGACGTTCCGGCCTTTCTCGGCAGATATGGCCGCGACGTCGCCGGTGCTCTGCAGATCTGGGATCTGGATGACCCCTCTGAGCCGCGCATCCCGTCGCTGCGCCCCGTGACGGATGCCGAGATACGAACACTTCTCGATGATCCGATCAGCGCGCCGCTCGGCAACGCAACCGACCTCGGTCGCACGTCGCTCGGCGGTGTGCAGCCGAAGATCCTGCTCGCCCGAACTCGCGATGGATGGGCGCAGGCATTGGGCGGACATCCGACCACGCACATCCTCAAGCCGCAGCTGGATGGCGAGAAGGCGACAGTGATCTATGACGAGGAGTATGGATCACGTGTGGCCCGGGAGATGGGGCTGACGGCCTTCTCCACCGCTATCACTCGCTTCGCGGGGCGCGCGGCGCTGGTGATCGAACGCTATGACAGGGCGAACGGCGAACGGATCCATCAAGAAGACTTCAATCAGGCGCTCGGAGCGAGCGGGAATCAGAAATATCAGGAGCTGGGCGGCGTCGTGACTCTTCGTCGCGTCGCGACAGTCCTCCAGCAGCATGCGCCAGGAGCAGACCTGCAGCGACTCGCCGAGATGGTGCTGCTCGCGGCGGCGATCGGGAACCTCGACCTGCATACGAAGAATCTCAGTCTGCTGCATCCGCTCGACGGCGAGGTGCGACTGGCTCCGGCCTACGACCTCGTTCCGCATGCGCATCACCCCGGTGATGGGCGCATGGCGCTGGCGATCAACGGCGTGTATCGACATGCCGAGCTCACTCGATCTGATCTGGTCGCAGAGTTCGCATCATGGGGTCTTCGACGCGCCGAACGTATCGTCACCGACACGCTCGATCGCATTGGGCTCGTTGTGGAAACCGAGACCCCTCTTGCCGGTGCTCATACCGCGCTGCAAGAGGACATCCGAGGATTCGTCGCGCGCTTGTCGGCGTGA
- a CDS encoding amino-acid N-acetyltransferase: MSEITFRPARAADIHAVSALLEPLVERRILLGKDLAVLFGAVQEFVVAEIDGEVIGCGALHVMWEDLGEVRTLVVREDWLHHGVGRGIVERLEQNALALGLTRLFCLTFEVPFFTRRGFAPIGEHVVDPDVYTQLLRSGDEGVAEFLDLAHVKPNTLGNTRMLKQLI, from the coding sequence GTGAGCGAGATCACCTTCCGCCCGGCACGCGCCGCCGACATCCACGCCGTCTCCGCGTTGCTGGAGCCGCTGGTGGAGCGACGCATCCTGCTCGGCAAAGACCTCGCCGTGCTGTTCGGCGCAGTGCAAGAGTTCGTCGTCGCCGAGATCGATGGCGAGGTGATCGGATGCGGCGCCCTGCACGTCATGTGGGAAGACCTGGGCGAGGTGCGCACTCTGGTGGTGCGCGAGGACTGGCTGCACCACGGCGTCGGTCGCGGGATCGTCGAGCGCCTGGAGCAGAACGCGCTGGCGCTCGGGCTCACCCGGCTGTTCTGCCTCACCTTCGAGGTGCCGTTCTTCACCCGCCGCGGATTCGCGCCCATCGGTGAGCACGTCGTCGACCCGGATGTGTACACGCAGCTCCTGCGCAGTGGTGACGAGGGCGTGGCCGAGTTCCTCGACCTCGCGCACGTGAAGCCGAACACGCTCGGCAACACCAGGATGCTCAAGCAGCTGATCTAA
- a CDS encoding dehydrogenase, translating to MASKNAKRAKKKAPAPEEFRSEALALALEHQDMAAVALALRNGNTVVPLIRPGARDNPLDGGEVWTYRDPKTGDVALLLFSDAKNKPENLPPGVGIYSPAWLRAFLATHRETITTVFLDIAGPHPMQAPPEELLQALEL from the coding sequence GTGGCATCCAAGAACGCGAAGCGCGCGAAGAAGAAGGCCCCTGCACCGGAGGAGTTCCGTTCCGAGGCGCTGGCCCTGGCGCTCGAGCATCAGGACATGGCCGCGGTCGCGCTCGCACTGCGCAACGGCAACACCGTCGTCCCGCTGATCCGCCCCGGCGCCCGCGACAATCCGCTCGACGGCGGCGAGGTGTGGACGTACCGAGACCCGAAGACCGGGGATGTGGCGCTGCTGCTGTTCAGCGACGCGAAGAACAAGCCGGAGAACCTTCCCCCGGGCGTGGGCATCTACTCGCCCGCCTGGCTGCGCGCCTTTCTCGCCACGCACCGCGAGACGATCACGACCGTATTCCTCGACATCGCCGGCCCGCATCCGATGCAGGCACCGCCCGAGGAACTGCTGCAGGCGTTGGAACTGTGA
- a CDS encoding ATP-dependent Clp protease ATP-binding subunit, translated as MFERFTDRARRVVVLAQEEAKMLNHNYIGTEHILLGLIHEGEGAAAKALESLGVSLDAVREQVQDIIGQGQQQPTGHIPFTPRAKKVLELSLREALQLGHNYIGTEHILLGLIREGEGVAAQVLVKLGADLNKVRQQVIQMLSGQQGREPAAVSGAAHDNAQQAQGGSQVLDQFGRNLTQAARDNKLDPVIGREKEIERVMQILSRRSKNNPVLIGEPGVGKTAVVEGLAQAIVKGDVPETLKDKQLYSLDLGSLIAGSRYRGDFEERLKKVTKEIRTRGDIIVFIDEIHTLVGAGAAEGAIDAASILKPLLARGELQTIGATTLDEYRKHFEKDAALERRFQPIQVQEPSLPHAINILKGLRDRYEAHHKVQITDGAIVAAANLADRYVSDRFLPDKAIDLIDEAGARLRLSILSSPPELREFDEKIAKVREEKEQASEEQDFEKAASLRDQEKELLGERLRLEKQWRSGDVATQAVVDEGLIAEVLAQATGIPVFKLTEEESSRLVFMEKALHQRVIGQDEAIAALSKTIRRQRAGLKDPKRPSGSFIFAGPTGVGKTELAKALAEFLFDDEAALISLDMSEFGEKHTVSRLFGAPPGFVGFEEGGQLTEKVRRKPFSVVLFDEIEKAHPDIFNSLLQILEEGRLTDGQGRIVDFKNTVIIMTTNLGARDIAGGPVGFQVEGDSTTSYERMKGKVNEELKRNFKPEFLNRVDDIIVFPQLSKDELIQIVDLFTKRLADRLLDRDMTIALSQTAKERLIEVGFDPALGARPLRRAMQHEVEDRLSEKILHGELNPGDHVEVDFADGEFQFEHGPRGEKVSVGVNAGGDITATPDLAVASGE; from the coding sequence ATGTTCGAGAGATTCACCGACCGTGCCCGCCGTGTGGTCGTCCTCGCCCAAGAAGAGGCGAAGATGCTCAACCACAACTACATCGGCACCGAGCACATCCTGCTCGGCCTCATCCATGAGGGCGAGGGCGCCGCTGCCAAGGCGCTGGAGTCGCTGGGCGTGTCGCTCGACGCCGTGCGCGAGCAGGTGCAGGACATCATCGGCCAGGGCCAGCAGCAGCCCACGGGGCACATCCCCTTCACCCCGCGCGCCAAGAAGGTGCTCGAGCTGAGCCTGCGCGAAGCACTGCAGCTCGGCCACAACTACATCGGCACCGAGCACATCCTGCTCGGCCTCATCCGCGAGGGCGAGGGCGTGGCGGCACAGGTGCTCGTCAAGCTCGGCGCCGACCTCAACAAGGTGCGCCAGCAGGTCATCCAGATGCTCTCCGGCCAGCAGGGGCGCGAGCCCGCCGCCGTCTCGGGCGCCGCGCACGACAACGCCCAGCAGGCGCAGGGCGGATCGCAGGTGCTCGACCAGTTCGGGCGCAACCTCACCCAGGCCGCGCGCGACAACAAGCTCGACCCGGTCATCGGGCGCGAGAAGGAGATCGAGCGGGTCATGCAGATCCTCTCCCGCCGATCCAAGAACAACCCCGTCCTGATCGGCGAGCCCGGCGTCGGCAAGACCGCCGTCGTCGAGGGCCTCGCCCAGGCGATCGTCAAGGGCGACGTGCCCGAGACGCTCAAGGACAAGCAGCTGTACTCCCTCGACCTCGGATCCCTCATCGCCGGCTCCCGCTACCGCGGAGACTTCGAGGAGCGGCTGAAGAAGGTCACCAAGGAGATCCGCACCCGCGGCGACATCATCGTCTTCATCGACGAGATCCACACCCTCGTCGGTGCGGGTGCCGCCGAGGGCGCGATCGATGCGGCCAGCATCCTGAAGCCCCTGCTGGCCCGAGGTGAACTGCAGACGATCGGCGCCACCACGCTCGACGAGTACCGCAAGCACTTCGAGAAGGATGCTGCACTCGAGCGCCGGTTCCAGCCCATCCAAGTGCAGGAGCCGAGCCTGCCGCACGCCATCAACATCCTCAAAGGCCTGCGCGACCGTTACGAGGCGCACCACAAGGTGCAGATCACCGACGGCGCGATCGTCGCCGCGGCGAACCTCGCCGACCGCTACGTGAGCGACCGCTTCCTGCCCGACAAGGCCATCGACCTAATCGACGAGGCCGGCGCCCGCCTGCGCCTGTCGATCCTGTCCTCCCCGCCAGAGCTGCGTGAGTTCGACGAGAAGATCGCCAAGGTCCGCGAGGAGAAGGAGCAGGCCTCCGAGGAGCAGGACTTCGAGAAGGCCGCGTCGCTGCGCGACCAGGAGAAGGAACTGCTCGGGGAGCGCCTGCGCCTGGAGAAGCAGTGGCGCTCGGGCGACGTCGCCACCCAGGCCGTCGTCGACGAGGGGCTCATCGCCGAGGTGCTCGCCCAGGCCACCGGCATCCCCGTGTTCAAGCTCACCGAGGAGGAGTCCAGCCGGCTCGTCTTCATGGAGAAGGCGCTGCATCAGCGCGTCATCGGGCAGGATGAGGCGATCGCCGCACTGTCAAAGACGATCCGCCGTCAGCGCGCCGGTTTGAAGGACCCCAAGCGCCCCTCGGGCTCGTTCATCTTCGCCGGCCCCACCGGCGTCGGAAAGACCGAGCTCGCCAAGGCGCTCGCGGAGTTCCTCTTCGACGACGAGGCCGCGCTCATCTCGCTCGACATGAGCGAGTTCGGTGAGAAGCACACCGTGTCTCGACTGTTCGGCGCCCCTCCCGGGTTCGTCGGCTTCGAAGAGGGCGGCCAGCTGACGGAGAAGGTGCGACGCAAGCCGTTCTCGGTGGTGCTGTTCGACGAGATCGAGAAGGCGCATCCCGACATCTTCAACTCGCTTCTGCAGATTCTCGAGGAGGGCCGTCTGACCGATGGTCAGGGTCGCATCGTGGACTTCAAGAACACGGTCATCATCATGACGACCAACCTCGGAGCGCGCGACATCGCCGGCGGGCCCGTCGGCTTCCAGGTCGAGGGCGACAGCACCACGAGCTACGAGCGGATGAAGGGCAAGGTCAACGAAGAGCTCAAGCGCAACTTCAAGCCCGAGTTCCTCAACCGCGTCGATGACATCATCGTGTTCCCGCAGCTGTCGAAGGATGAGCTGATTCAGATCGTGGATCTGTTCACCAAGCGCCTCGCCGACCGTCTGCTCGACCGAGACATGACGATCGCGCTGTCGCAGACCGCCAAGGAGCGCCTCATCGAGGTCGGATTCGACCCGGCTCTCGGTGCCCGCCCGTTGCGTCGCGCGATGCAGCACGAGGTGGAGGATCGCCTGTCGGAGAAGATCCTGCACGGCGAGCTCAACCCCGGCGACCACGTGGAGGTCGACTTCGCCGACGGCGAGTTCCAGTTCGAGCATGGCCCGCGCGGCGAGAAGGTGTCGGTCGGCGTCAACGCCGGCGGCGACATCACGGCCACCCCCGACCTGGCGGTCGCCAGCGGCGAGTGA